In a single window of the Litorilituus sediminis genome:
- a CDS encoding sulfotransferase family protein: MSIEPTSSGKVFIIGLPRTSTTSICLAMLELGYKTAHTAFTQKAFAQSDAMADTPIFCDYQLLDKTYPNSKFIYLVRDAELWLPSIKQLLQRMYTNLQRTDGGFNPIMKRCYNEVFSPLTQENIADDAFLLSCYEKHLQTAQAYFNGRESDLLTINISHKDSFAKLLSFLNKDKTCTEQSDFYKINIAGKVRAWQGIKHPLKVESTQNGKVDSKLFYL, encoded by the coding sequence TTGTCAATTGAGCCAACCTCATCAGGTAAAGTTTTTATTATCGGTTTACCTAGAACATCAACGACAAGTATATGCTTGGCTATGCTTGAGTTAGGCTATAAAACCGCCCATACCGCATTTACGCAAAAAGCCTTTGCACAGTCAGACGCTATGGCAGATACGCCGATATTTTGTGATTACCAATTACTAGATAAAACCTACCCCAACAGTAAGTTTATTTATCTTGTGAGAGACGCTGAACTATGGCTGCCGTCTATTAAACAATTATTGCAACGTATGTATACTAATTTACAGCGCACAGATGGTGGCTTTAACCCAATAATGAAGCGTTGTTATAACGAGGTTTTCTCGCCATTAACACAAGAAAATATCGCAGATGATGCTTTTTTATTGTCTTGTTATGAAAAGCACTTACAAACGGCACAAGCCTATTTTAATGGTCGTGAAAGTGACTTGTTAACCATCAATATTAGTCATAAAGACAGTTTCGCTAAGCTGCTAAGCTTTTTAAATAAAGATAAAACCTGCACAGAGCAAAGCGATTTTTATAAAATCAATATTGCCGGTAAAGTGCGAGCTTGGCAGGGTATTAAGCACCCATTAAAGGTTGAATCAACACAAAACGGCAAGGTAGACTCAAAGCTATTCTATTTATAA